In the Defluviitalea raffinosedens genome, one interval contains:
- a CDS encoding aminotransferase class I/II-fold pyridoxal phosphate-dependent enzyme, with product MRIFEKSTKLNNVCYDIRGPVMDEANRMIAEGINILKLNIGNPAPFGFQAPSILLEKMSENLSKTEGYSDSKGILSAREAIVKYCKKKGIPNVTVDDVYTGNGVSELITLSLQGLLNYGDEILVPAPDYPLWTASVTLAGGKAVHYICDEKANWYPDIKDIKSKISDRTKGIVIINPNNPTGSLYPKELLEEIVEIARQNDLVLFADEIYDRLVMDGLEHVSVASLAEDLLTVTFNGLSKSHLIAGYRCGWMCLSGDKSNAKGYIEGINLLSSMRLCSNVPAQSIIDIALELEEETKELLRPGGRIYEQREFIYNAINNIPGLSAVKPQAAFYIFPKIDTERLHIVDDERFVLDFLKDKKILLTHGGGFHWEKPDHFRIVYLPEISQLKMATDALADFMSYYTQE from the coding sequence ATGAGGATATTTGAAAAATCAACGAAGCTTAATAATGTATGTTACGATATCAGAGGTCCTGTAATGGACGAAGCAAATAGAATGATTGCAGAGGGGATCAACATTCTTAAACTGAATATTGGTAATCCTGCACCCTTTGGATTTCAGGCTCCCAGTATACTACTGGAGAAAATGTCAGAAAACTTAAGCAAAACGGAAGGTTATTCAGATTCAAAAGGTATTCTTTCTGCAAGAGAAGCTATTGTGAAATACTGCAAAAAGAAAGGGATACCAAATGTTACCGTTGATGATGTCTATACCGGAAATGGTGTAAGTGAACTGATTACTCTGTCCTTGCAAGGCCTTCTAAATTATGGGGATGAGATCTTGGTCCCTGCGCCGGATTATCCTCTATGGACTGCTTCTGTTACCCTTGCCGGAGGGAAAGCAGTACATTATATATGTGACGAAAAAGCAAACTGGTATCCTGATATTAAAGATATTAAGAGTAAAATCTCCGACAGAACCAAAGGAATTGTAATCATAAATCCAAATAATCCAACTGGTTCTTTATATCCAAAAGAACTTCTGGAGGAAATTGTAGAAATAGCACGCCAAAACGATCTAGTCCTGTTTGCAGATGAAATATATGACAGACTGGTTATGGATGGGTTAGAACATGTATCTGTTGCATCCCTGGCTGAGGACCTTTTAACCGTAACGTTCAACGGTTTGTCAAAATCTCATCTCATAGCAGGCTATCGATGCGGCTGGATGTGCTTATCCGGAGACAAGTCAAATGCCAAAGGCTACATTGAAGGCATTAATTTACTGTCCTCTATGCGCCTCTGCTCCAACGTACCTGCTCAGTCCATTATTGATATTGCCTTGGAACTTGAAGAAGAAACCAAAGAACTTCTAAGACCTGGCGGAAGAATCTATGAACAAAGGGAATTCATATATAATGCTATCAATAATATACCAGGACTTAGTGCAGTGAAACCTCAAGCAGCTTTTTATATATTCCCTAAGATTGATACAGAAAGACTTCATATTGTGGATGACGAACGTTTCGTTCTTGATTTTCTAAAAGACAAAAAGATTCTACTTACCCATGGAGGAGGTTTCCACTGGGAAAAACCAGATCATTTCAGAATTGTTTATTTGCCGGAGATCTCTCAACTAAAAATGGCAACCGATGCACTGGCAGATTTTATGTCTTATTATACACAGGAATAG
- a CDS encoding MFS transporter produces MHQENKQQATSLLNKKAALFLLSQNISLFGSSVVAFAIIWYITLETSSGIWLMLSTICSMLPQVVVSLWGGVWADRYNRKYLIMLSDGFIALSTLGLAIAFWAGFRRMELLLAVSAVRSIGAGIQTPAVNAVFPQLVGKDKLTKVQGINQTLNSLLTLLAPAVGGIVLDSVDIAWAFMIDVATAALAILIFSFIKVEKIQRMDPSTSVFTELKEGIHYTFSNPFLKGIIICYLFSFFLITPAAVMTPLMIERSFGGDVWRLTANEIVWTVGTIIGGVFVSLYGEFKDKTRTIAMCLVAFGITFALLGVAGNFVVYLIIIGVSGFFMPVITTAETVFIQENTQPAMMGRVFSIVQIISSSAMPIAILFFGPLADIISVESIMIVSGILLALVGILYSHAQKNIRRSDSIH; encoded by the coding sequence ATGCATCAAGAGAATAAGCAACAAGCAACTTCATTGCTTAACAAAAAAGCAGCTTTATTTTTGCTAAGTCAAAATATATCATTATTTGGTTCCTCCGTTGTTGCCTTTGCTATTATTTGGTATATTACTCTGGAAACATCTTCTGGAATATGGTTGATGTTATCCACCATTTGCTCTATGCTTCCCCAAGTGGTGGTATCTTTATGGGGCGGAGTCTGGGCAGATCGTTATAATCGCAAATACTTAATCATGCTTTCCGATGGTTTTATTGCTTTGTCCACTCTTGGACTGGCGATTGCTTTTTGGGCCGGTTTTAGGCGTATGGAACTGTTACTTGCAGTATCAGCAGTTCGTTCTATTGGAGCTGGTATTCAGACTCCAGCAGTGAACGCAGTATTTCCTCAGCTTGTGGGCAAGGACAAGCTTACGAAAGTACAGGGAATCAACCAAACGCTAAATTCTCTGTTGACATTGCTTGCACCTGCAGTAGGGGGCATAGTATTAGATTCTGTGGATATTGCATGGGCTTTTATGATAGATGTGGCTACGGCCGCTCTGGCGATCTTGATTTTTAGTTTTATTAAAGTAGAAAAAATTCAAAGAATGGATCCGTCTACTTCTGTGTTCACAGAACTAAAAGAAGGCATTCATTATACATTTTCTAATCCGTTTTTAAAAGGCATCATAATTTGCTATTTATTTTCATTCTTTTTAATTACTCCGGCAGCGGTAATGACGCCACTTATGATTGAAAGAAGTTTTGGGGGCGATGTATGGAGGCTTACTGCCAATGAGATTGTTTGGACAGTAGGAACCATAATTGGTGGTGTGTTTGTTTCATTGTATGGAGAGTTCAAAGATAAAACTCGTACCATCGCCATGTGCCTTGTGGCTTTTGGGATAACATTTGCTTTATTGGGGGTAGCAGGCAACTTTGTAGTATATTTAATCATTATAGGGGTTTCTGGCTTCTTTATGCCTGTTATTACTACGGCAGAAACGGTTTTTATACAGGAAAATACCCAGCCTGCTATGATGGGACGGGTCTTTTCCATTGTTCAGATTATTTCTTCCAGTGCCATGCCCATTGCAATCTTATTTTTTGGTCCCCTGGCAGATATTATATCCGTTGAGTCTATTATGATTGTATCTGGAATACTTTTAGCTTTGGTTGGTATCCTATATAGCCATGCACAGAAAAATATAAGAAGATCGGATTCGATTCATTAA
- the sdaAA gene encoding L-serine ammonia-lyase, iron-sulfur-dependent, subunit alpha has translation MSKDFRNGTELIQICNANSKKISEVMIEREMYLSGKTRDEIIEAMKDSLKTMKDAIEKGLTKDIKSVSGLIGGDAKKLKSRYETTKTVCGKQVNKAVASAMAVLEVNASMGLIVAAPTAGASGILPGAIITVGEDFKLGEEEMIHGLFAAGAVGYIITKNATVSGAEGGCQAETGSAAAMAAAAIVEMLGGTPEEALHAASMAIKNILGMVCDPIAGLVEAPCMKRNAIGVANALISADMALAGIKSIIPFDEVIEAMYKVGRALPCSLKETAQGGLAATPTGIRIQKEIFEKIESDKTVTK, from the coding sequence ATGAGCAAAGATTTTCGCAATGGAACTGAATTAATTCAAATATGTAATGCCAATAGTAAAAAAATATCCGAAGTTATGATAGAACGAGAAATGTATCTATCAGGGAAAACCAGAGATGAGATTATTGAAGCAATGAAAGATAGTTTGAAGACTATGAAAGATGCTATTGAAAAAGGATTGACCAAGGATATAAAATCTGTCAGCGGATTAATCGGTGGGGATGCCAAAAAACTAAAAAGCAGATATGAGACGACAAAGACTGTCTGTGGGAAGCAAGTAAATAAAGCAGTGGCCAGTGCCATGGCAGTCCTGGAAGTCAATGCTTCTATGGGATTGATTGTTGCTGCTCCTACTGCCGGAGCCAGTGGGATATTGCCGGGAGCTATAATAACAGTAGGAGAAGACTTTAAGCTTGGAGAAGAGGAAATGATTCATGGATTGTTTGCCGCCGGAGCAGTTGGATACATCATTACAAAAAATGCAACTGTATCAGGAGCTGAAGGGGGTTGCCAGGCAGAAACAGGTTCTGCAGCAGCTATGGCAGCAGCGGCAATCGTAGAGATGTTAGGAGGCACTCCCGAAGAGGCGTTGCATGCAGCTTCCATGGCTATAAAAAATATATTGGGCATGGTTTGTGACCCCATTGCAGGTTTAGTGGAAGCTCCATGTATGAAACGCAATGCCATCGGAGTAGCCAATGCCTTAATTTCTGCAGACATGGCTCTTGCAGGTATAAAAAGTATTATTCCATTTGATGAAGTGATAGAGGCTATGTATAAGGTAGGAAGAGCATTACCCTGTTCTTTGAAAGAAACTGCACAGGGAGGATTGGCTGCTACGCCTACGGGAATAAGAATTCAAAAAGAAATATTTGAAAAAATTGAATCAGACAAAACAGTTACAAAATAG
- a CDS encoding methyl-accepting chemotaxis protein, whose translation MKIKWKLMLGMIGIIAVFLNIIVWFSYFNSKQRIINNAHELMNVTLDKNIENIEGWLNGKQKVIEIVTENTTNLLDAQNISVEFLKSHLLDDDIIDIYTGLSNGELIAGSGWIPPSDYDVRTREWYLKAQELDRFLFTDPYLDADTGEYVVTPCIPLKDKNGNFKGAVAGDILLTTVTDTVNQIDLIDGNGYGFLLDKNGTYIAHPDSVLLATNISNNKKMQTYAQELLNNETGSIEYKDNGTSKLIFYKKIPSTGWVLGLALEKTVLLREINALKNIYLSIIFVAIIAGIVFSILFSNVLSNPLSEMASVTNEIAEGNYRVKIKEKYLSKKDEIGVLARSLNKMVSMQSNVISNILIASDQVNELSKQTSSISEQMSHSVEKQFESVEQLTEDMRSTAHSIEEIMSLMEEMNASIITVAENAIKTNEQAENTYEISERGKEKVENTIVEMDHIGEVMNEIKDNVTVLTESSLKVGETIQLINNIAEQTNLLALNAAIEAARAGESGKGFAVVAEEIRKLADQCREATKSIETLIQEEKQISERTIRVTDEGVEEVKKGRILIKETGKLFKEIFLALQETKNAIEKIATHTQEQEKSIASVTDSVVHVNDLTVSVLSKVEDVDRLSGQVSTGSQEVASSSENLFMCAKQLQDLVSVFHIENNTEAHL comes from the coding sequence ATGAAAATTAAGTGGAAACTGATGCTTGGTATGATAGGTATTATCGCTGTTTTTTTGAACATCATTGTATGGTTCAGTTATTTTAACAGTAAACAGAGAATTATAAATAATGCCCATGAGTTGATGAATGTGACTTTAGATAAAAATATTGAGAATATAGAAGGTTGGTTAAATGGGAAGCAAAAAGTTATAGAAATTGTTACAGAGAATACTACTAATTTATTAGATGCTCAAAATATTTCAGTTGAATTTTTAAAATCACATCTTTTAGATGATGATATTATAGATATATATACTGGACTTTCTAATGGAGAACTTATAGCTGGAAGTGGTTGGATTCCTCCGAGTGATTATGATGTAAGGACAAGAGAATGGTATCTTAAGGCTCAGGAATTGGATCGATTCCTTTTTACCGACCCTTACTTAGATGCGGATACAGGTGAATATGTTGTAACACCTTGTATACCTCTAAAAGATAAGAATGGAAATTTTAAAGGCGCTGTCGCTGGAGATATATTGCTCACTACGGTTACGGATACGGTTAATCAAATAGATTTAATAGACGGTAACGGCTACGGATTTTTATTGGACAAAAACGGTACATATATTGCCCACCCTGATTCTGTGTTGCTTGCAACGAATATATCAAATAATAAAAAAATGCAAACTTATGCACAAGAATTATTAAATAATGAAACTGGTTCTATCGAATATAAAGATAATGGAACATCCAAGTTAATTTTTTATAAAAAAATTCCTTCTACTGGATGGGTATTAGGTTTGGCGTTGGAGAAAACAGTTCTTTTAAGAGAAATTAATGCTTTGAAAAATATATATTTATCAATAATATTTGTTGCAATAATTGCAGGAATTGTTTTTAGCATACTTTTTTCAAATGTTCTCAGTAATCCGCTGAGTGAAATGGCTTCTGTTACCAATGAAATTGCAGAAGGAAATTATCGGGTTAAAATTAAAGAAAAATATCTTTCAAAAAAAGATGAGATAGGGGTACTGGCAAGATCATTGAATAAAATGGTTTCTATGCAGAGTAATGTCATCTCAAATATTTTAATTGCTTCAGACCAGGTTAATGAGCTTTCAAAACAGACAAGCAGTATTTCTGAACAAATGTCCCATTCGGTGGAAAAGCAATTTGAGTCTGTGGAGCAGTTAACAGAAGACATGCGTTCAACAGCCCATTCTATCGAAGAAATTATGAGTTTGATGGAGGAAATGAATGCATCTATTATTACAGTAGCAGAAAATGCAATAAAAACAAATGAGCAGGCTGAAAACACATATGAAATCTCTGAAAGAGGAAAAGAAAAAGTTGAAAATACTATTGTTGAAATGGATCATATTGGCGAAGTGATGAATGAGATTAAAGATAATGTTACAGTGCTTACAGAGTCTTCTTTGAAGGTTGGGGAAACCATTCAGCTGATTAATAACATTGCAGAACAAACAAATTTATTGGCGCTCAATGCTGCCATTGAAGCTGCAAGAGCAGGTGAATCAGGCAAAGGATTTGCTGTGGTAGCAGAAGAAATACGAAAACTTGCAGACCAATGCAGAGAAGCTACAAAATCTATTGAGACTTTAATTCAGGAAGAAAAACAGATTTCAGAGAGAACAATAAGAGTTACCGATGAAGGAGTAGAAGAAGTTAAAAAAGGAAGGATTTTGATTAAAGAGACCGGAAAGCTATTTAAAGAAATCTTCTTAGCATTACAGGAAACAAAGAATGCTATTGAAAAAATTGCCACTCATACCCAAGAACAGGAAAAGTCAATTGCTTCCGTCACAGATTCTGTTGTTCATGTAAATGATTTAACGGTATCTGTATTGTCAAAAGTAGAGGATGTGGATAGATTATCCGGGCAAGTATCAACGGGAAGCCAGGAAGTTGCATCCAGTTCAGAAAATTTATTTATGTGTGCAAAGCAATTGCAGGACTTGGTATCTGTATTTCATATTGAAAATAATACAGAAGCACATTTATAA
- the sdaAB gene encoding L-serine ammonia-lyase, iron-sulfur-dependent subunit beta, whose protein sequence is MNNKIYSVFDIIGPKMIGPSSSHTAGAARIGRVARKISRDKIKKVSFYLHGSFASTYRGHGTDRALIAGVLGLQPNDENISRSMEIAKEQGMEYSFIETDLGDVHPNTVKIVLEYNDGKHSELVGSSIGGGSIKIIQINGLDVEFSAEYPTLVIRHIDRPGVIAEVTKIMSHHNINIASMNVFRQHKGEDAFMIIETDHVVSEKIVDEICGLKDKIMSVYMVEAL, encoded by the coding sequence ATGAACAATAAAATATACAGTGTTTTTGATATCATTGGCCCTAAAATGATTGGCCCTTCCAGTTCACATACAGCAGGGGCTGCAAGGATTGGAAGGGTGGCAAGAAAAATCAGCAGAGATAAGATAAAGAAAGTAAGTTTTTATCTTCATGGTTCCTTTGCGTCTACATATAGAGGGCATGGTACGGATCGCGCATTAATTGCCGGAGTTTTAGGCCTGCAGCCCAATGATGAAAATATCAGCCGATCCATGGAGATTGCAAAAGAGCAGGGAATGGAATATTCATTTATTGAAACGGATTTGGGAGATGTCCATCCTAACACCGTGAAAATTGTGCTGGAATATAATGATGGGAAACATTCTGAACTTGTAGGCTCATCCATTGGGGGAGGAAGTATAAAAATCATTCAGATTAATGGTTTGGATGTTGAATTTAGTGCTGAATATCCTACTTTAGTGATCAGACACATAGATCGTCCCGGAGTGATTGCTGAAGTCACAAAGATTATGAGTCATCACAATATTAATATTGCATCCATGAATGTATTCAGACAGCATAAAGGCGAAGATGCATTTATGATCATTGAAACAGACCACGTGGTTTCTGAAAAGATTGTGGATGAAATCTGTGGACTAAAAGATAAAATTATGAGCGTTTATATGGTAGAAGCTTTGTAG
- a CDS encoding DUF4368 domain-containing protein produces MGTIIVKDMSRLGRDYLKVGYYTEVLFPASDIRFIAINNNVDSANQQDSDFTPFLNIINEWYAKDTSKKIRAVFKSKGQSGKPLCTNPPYGYIKDPEDKTRWIVDEEAAKVVREAFHLCMQGYGPSQIAKEFTKRRIMNPTAHARKNGINIPDNRGHDDDYVWRGSTIVHMLSRQEYLGHTVNFKTYRKSYKQKKQMKNDPSEWMIFKNTHEAIIEESVFEVVQRIRDGRRRLTPMGEMPLLSGMMFCADCGNKLYQVRGRGWEHEKEYFVCATYRKIKGGCSSHQIRNVVVEELLLDGIRRVTAFARNFEEEFVEMVTKKTRSELDKSMRDSKRELEQAQARIAKLDEIIQRLYEDNIGGKISDERFAKMTANYEAEQQALEKRVTELKSIMTEDKESTLNVDHFLSLVRKYTDIKELTAEIIREFVEKIYVYKAECIDGRRVQRIKIVWNCIGEFDPPVSTSTTKNEKSA; encoded by the coding sequence ATTGGCACCATCATTGTCAAGGACATGAGCCGTCTCGGAAGAGATTATCTAAAGGTCGGCTACTATACCGAAGTGCTCTTTCCCGCATCCGACATTCGCTTCATAGCAATAAACAATAATGTTGACAGTGCCAATCAGCAGGACAGCGATTTTACTCCGTTTCTTAATATCATCAACGAATGGTATGCCAAGGATACGAGCAAGAAGATACGCGCCGTTTTTAAGTCGAAAGGGCAGTCCGGCAAACCACTCTGCACCAATCCGCCTTACGGTTATATCAAAGACCCGGAGGACAAGACACGCTGGATAGTCGATGAAGAAGCCGCCAAAGTGGTACGCGAGGCATTCCACTTGTGTATGCAAGGGTATGGTCCTTCGCAGATAGCCAAGGAATTCACCAAGCGCAGAATTATGAATCCAACGGCTCACGCCAGGAAAAACGGAATCAATATTCCGGACAACAGAGGCCATGACGATGATTATGTCTGGCGAGGCAGCACAATAGTTCATATGCTTTCAAGGCAGGAGTATTTGGGACATACGGTTAATTTCAAAACTTACCGCAAGTCCTATAAGCAGAAAAAGCAGATGAAAAATGACCCGTCGGAGTGGATGATCTTCAAGAATACCCACGAAGCTATTATAGAGGAATCTGTATTTGAAGTAGTGCAGAGAATCAGGGATGGTAGACGAAGGCTTACTCCGATGGGTGAAATGCCGCTTCTCTCCGGCATGATGTTCTGTGCAGATTGCGGGAACAAGCTGTATCAAGTGCGTGGGCGCGGTTGGGAACATGAAAAGGAGTATTTTGTTTGTGCTACCTATCGCAAGATAAAAGGTGGCTGTAGTTCTCATCAGATACGCAATGTGGTGGTTGAGGAACTGCTACTTGACGGTATCCGCCGCGTAACGGCTTTTGCCAGAAACTTTGAGGAAGAATTCGTGGAGATGGTAACTAAGAAAACAAGGTCAGAGCTTGACAAAAGTATGAGAGATAGCAAACGTGAATTGGAACAGGCACAGGCCCGCATCGCCAAGCTGGACGAGATTATCCAAAGACTCTATGAAGATAATATCGGGGGTAAGATATCCGACGAGCGATTCGCCAAGATGACCGCAAACTATGAAGCGGAGCAGCAGGCTCTTGAGAAGCGAGTAACGGAACTGAAATCCATTATGACAGAGGATAAGGAAAGCACTCTCAATGTTGACCACTTCCTCTCACTGGTAAGAAAGTATACGGACATTAAGGAACTCACAGCGGAAATTATCCGGGAATTCGTTGAAAAGATCTATGTTTACAAGGCAGAGTGCATTGATGGCAGGCGGGTACAGCGTATCAAAATTGTATGGAACTGCATTGGCGAGTTTGATCCACCGGTTTCTACATCCACCACAAAGAATGAAAAATCGGCATAG
- a CDS encoding GNAT family N-acetyltransferase, which produces MKAKRITDHTDFQKALQIRKEIFVQEQGVPIEDEFDEYDTLDGQCEHVLVYYNEEPVGTGRIRIIDSFAKAERICVLKPYRKLGLGKIILNTLEEIAKEKGIVQIRLHGQTQAESFYKKLGYRTLSDVFIEANIPHVLMVKDLSTK; this is translated from the coding sequence ATGAAAGCAAAAAGAATAACGGATCATACGGACTTTCAAAAAGCACTGCAAATCAGAAAAGAAATTTTTGTTCAGGAGCAAGGGGTCCCTATAGAAGATGAATTTGATGAATATGACACCCTGGATGGACAGTGTGAACATGTTCTGGTCTATTATAACGAAGAACCAGTCGGAACCGGAAGAATCAGGATCATCGACAGTTTTGCCAAGGCAGAAAGAATATGCGTCTTAAAACCCTACCGCAAGCTTGGTTTAGGCAAAATTATTCTGAATACACTAGAAGAAATTGCCAAAGAAAAAGGAATTGTTCAGATTCGATTGCATGGTCAGACTCAGGCTGAAAGTTTTTATAAAAAACTTGGATACAGAACTTTGTCAGATGTATTTATAGAAGCCAATATTCCTCATGTATTAATGGTTAAGGATTTATCTACAAAATAG
- a CDS encoding glutaredoxin family protein, with product MKLIMYGAEICPGCVRAKAQLEKYPNIELDYRNITKNTALLKEFLAYRDHEEIFIPIKEKGKIGIPFFILEDGTKTFEIEEYLDIKSSDAESGVIACSIDGKGNC from the coding sequence ATGAAACTTATTATGTATGGTGCTGAGATTTGTCCGGGCTGTGTAAGAGCCAAAGCTCAGCTGGAAAAATATCCAAATATAGAATTAGACTACAGAAACATCACAAAAAATACGGCATTATTAAAAGAATTCTTAGCTTACAGAGATCATGAAGAAATATTTATTCCAATTAAAGAAAAGGGAAAGATCGGTATTCCATTTTTTATTTTGGAAGATGGGACGAAAACTTTTGAAATAGAGGAGTATCTTGATATAAAGAGCTCTGATGCAGAATCAGGAGTAATTGCATGCTCAATTGATGGAAAGGGCAATTGCTGA
- the helD gene encoding RNA polymerase recycling motor HelD has translation MSISEEEWRFENERLQKVLKEARRQLEENRALKERLKRDGIETQKEMWQDIGSVAKDNGLDQLVDFMQLIDTMKIQKSSHEFIKRQEDKFEKILLSPYFGRMDFIEDGEENVEMCYIGISNLITDDYEFLVYDWRAPISSMYYECEIGDASYESPEGIIRGKLTLKRHYKIHNGKIEYMFDSSLKIDDEILQALLGKSTDSKMKTIVTTIQREQNKVIRNEEYRNLIVQGPAGSGKTSVALHRVAYLLYKHRDTIKPENIVIFSPNDVFNDYISNVLPELGEENMLQTTFRQYMNKALGNDFRKESYSEMMEYILEAKNKQAYRRRINNIKFKSSVTFIHILKRYVFHLEKEYGRFKDLVIKGQLIASSDDMKELFFKDYAHLPLKRRLQKLKNRILFLIEPYEKKLIETLSKEMHESDSSMNQAESMKRSTALVKDEMKEIYDEIDKMTAFDLIEIYKNLFENLEFFSAGLIDHGSDIKLNEIKKYTLENLQAKVLYYEDQPPLLYLKGALGDLPETSDIKYVIIDEAQDYTPLQYEIFHQLFKSANITILGDLNQSINPYMNVGDYENLVHIFAKEDTCRIDLTKSYRSTMEIAQFTSRLLNKNITHEWIERSGDQPKVIGFFDTEEIRKRLIQDIEDYKERGYKSIGIITRTVKEAKEVYEFLKDKADVHVIQKDDDEYISGAVIIPSYLAKGLEFDVVLIYNAGNENYNCEEERLLLYTACTRALHVLHIYYTGKLTPLLREVEIQEAEFLS, from the coding sequence ATGAGTATCAGCGAAGAGGAATGGAGATTTGAAAATGAACGTCTGCAAAAAGTTCTGAAAGAGGCACGAAGACAGTTAGAGGAAAATCGTGCTTTAAAAGAGCGTTTAAAAAGAGATGGCATCGAAACTCAAAAAGAGATGTGGCAAGATATAGGTTCTGTTGCCAAAGATAATGGTCTTGATCAGCTTGTAGATTTTATGCAGTTGATTGATACAATGAAAATACAAAAAAGCAGTCATGAGTTTATAAAAAGACAGGAAGATAAATTTGAGAAGATTTTGCTGTCGCCTTATTTCGGAAGAATGGATTTCATTGAAGATGGGGAAGAAAATGTTGAAATGTGCTATATAGGCATTTCTAATCTTATAACGGATGACTATGAATTTTTGGTGTACGATTGGAGAGCACCTATTTCCAGCATGTATTATGAATGTGAAATTGGAGATGCCAGTTATGAGTCTCCGGAAGGTATCATTCGTGGGAAACTTACTTTAAAAAGGCATTATAAAATTCATAATGGAAAGATCGAGTATATGTTTGACAGCAGTCTTAAGATTGACGATGAGATTTTACAGGCTCTATTGGGCAAAAGTACGGACAGTAAAATGAAGACGATTGTAACAACGATTCAAAGAGAACAGAATAAAGTCATTCGTAATGAAGAATACAGGAATCTGATTGTTCAAGGGCCTGCCGGAAGTGGTAAAACATCTGTTGCTCTTCATAGAGTCGCCTATCTTTTATACAAACATCGAGACACAATTAAACCAGAAAATATCGTCATATTTTCTCCCAATGATGTTTTTAATGATTACATTTCTAATGTGCTTCCAGAACTTGGAGAGGAAAATATGCTTCAGACTACCTTTAGGCAGTATATGAATAAAGCATTAGGAAATGATTTTAGAAAAGAAAGCTATTCTGAAATGATGGAATATATTTTGGAGGCTAAAAATAAACAGGCTTATCGAAGAAGAATTAACAATATTAAATTTAAGTCCTCTGTAACATTTATTCATATATTAAAACGTTATGTATTTCATTTAGAAAAAGAATATGGAAGATTTAAAGATCTCGTAATTAAAGGACAGTTAATTGCTTCATCTGATGACATGAAAGAATTATTTTTTAAAGACTATGCTCATCTGCCATTAAAAAGAAGACTTCAAAAATTAAAAAATAGAATTCTGTTTCTTATAGAACCTTATGAAAAGAAGCTTATAGAAACTCTTTCAAAAGAAATGCATGAATCAGATTCTTCCATGAACCAGGCCGAAAGTATGAAACGCAGTACAGCCCTTGTAAAAGATGAAATGAAAGAAATATATGATGAAATTGATAAAATGACAGCATTTGATTTAATAGAAATTTATAAAAACCTTTTTGAAAACCTGGAGTTTTTTTCGGCAGGATTAATAGATCATGGCTCCGACATTAAACTGAATGAAATTAAGAAGTACACTCTTGAAAACTTGCAGGCGAAGGTGCTTTATTATGAAGACCAACCCCCTCTTTTGTATTTGAAAGGAGCACTGGGAGATTTGCCTGAAACCTCTGACATAAAATATGTGATCATTGATGAGGCGCAGGATTATACACCACTGCAGTATGAAATTTTTCATCAACTTTTTAAATCTGCCAATATAACCATATTAGGGGATTTAAACCAATCCATTAATCCTTATATGAATGTTGGAGATTATGAAAATCTAGTCCATATATTTGCAAAAGAAGACACTTGCAGGATTGACTTAACGAAAAGCTACAGATCTACCATGGAGATTGCACAGTTTACAAGCAGATTGCTTAATAAAAACATTACCCATGAATGGATAGAGAGAAGCGGAGATCAACCTAAAGTAATTGGATTTTTCGATACAGAAGAGATCAGAAAACGACTTATTCAGGATATAGAAGACTATAAAGAAAGAGGTTATAAATCCATTGGTATTATTACAAGGACAGTAAAAGAAGCAAAGGAAGTATATGAATTTCTGAAAGATAAAGCCGATGTTCATGTTATACAGAAAGATGATGATGAATATATAAGTGGTGCAGTAATCATACCTTCTTATCTTGCAAAAGGACTAGAATTTGATGTGGTTCTGATCTATAATGCAGGGAATGAGAATTATAATTGCGAAGAAGAACGGTTATTGCTTTATACAGCGTGCACCAGAGCCCTTCATGTTTTGCATATTTATTATACGGGAAAACTTACTCCATTATTGAGAGAAGTCGAGATTCAGGAGGCAGAATTTTTGTCTTAA